From a region of the candidate division KSB1 bacterium genome:
- a CDS encoding class I tRNA ligase family protein gives MPRAKDAYPYSEIEKKWQSWWEKERVYETDMTRTENKLYVLVMFLYPSADRLHIGHWYNYGPTDTFARFKRMQGYNVFEPIGYDAFGLPAENYAIKMGIHPAISTAD, from the coding sequence ATGCCGAGAGCCAAAGACGCCTATCCTTACTCCGAGATCGAGAAGAAGTGGCAGAGCTGGTGGGAGAAGGAGCGGGTCTACGAGACGGACATGACGCGCACCGAGAATAAGCTGTACGTGCTCGTCATGTTCCTCTACCCTTCGGCTGATCGTCTTCACATCGGCCACTGGTACAACTATGGCCCTACCGATACCTTCGCCCGATTCAAGCGGATGCAGGGATACAATGTCTTCGAGCCCATCGGATACGACGCCTTTGGTCTGCCGGCCGAGAACTACGCGATCAAGATGGGGATCCACCCGGCGATCAGTACCGCGGACAA